A genomic segment from Aegilops tauschii subsp. strangulata cultivar AL8/78 chromosome 1, Aet v6.0, whole genome shotgun sequence encodes:
- the LOC109750749 gene encoding PHD finger protein ALFIN-LIKE 1 encodes MDASYRRSGAGGGGGSAPRTVEDIFKDYRARRNAIHRALTHDVEEFYAQCDPEKENLCLYGYANEAWEVALPAEEVPTELPEPALGINFARDGMKRSDWLALVAVHSDSWLVSVAFYYAARLTRNDRKRLFGMMNDLPTVYEVISGMRQSKERDRSGGIDNSGRNKLPSKHTVEAPPPPRAENNARDADEGYDEDDGDHSETLCGTCGGIYSAEEFWIGCDVCERWYHGKCVKITPAKAESIKQYKCPSCSSKRPRQ; translated from the exons ATGGACGCCTCCTACCGCCGCTcaggtgcgggcggcggcggcggctcagcCCCCCGCACCGTCGAGGACATCTTCAAGGACTACCGCGCCCGCCGCAACGCCATCCACCGCGCCCTCACCCACG ACGTCGAGGAGTTCTACGCGCAGTGCGATCCAG AGAAGGAGAACCTGTGCCTGTACGGGTACGCCAACGAGGCGTGGGAGGTGGCGCTGCCCGCGGAGGAGGTGCCCACCGAGCTGCCGGAGCCGGCGCTCGGGATCAACTTTGCGCGCGACGGGATGAAGCGCAGCGACTGGCTCGCGCTCGTCGCCGTCCACTCCGATTCGTGGCTTGTCTCCGTAGCTTTCTACTATGCCGCGCGGCTCACCCGCAACGACCG GAAGCGTTTATTTGGCATGATGAATGATTTGCCAACCGTGTATGAAGTCATCTCAGGTATGAGACAATCGAAGGAGAGGGACAGATCGGGTGGTATTGACAACAGCGGTAGAAACAAGCTGCCATCAAAG CATACAGTCGAGGCGCCGCCACCACCACGTGCAGAAAATAACGCCAGGGATGCCGATGAAGGCTACGATGAAGATGACGGCGACCACAGCGAGACCTTATGCGGAACATGCGGTGGCATATACAGCGCCGAGGAATTCTGGATTGGTTGCGATGTGTGCGAGAGGTGGTACCATGGCAAGTGCGTGAAGATAACTCCGGCGAAGGCGGAGAGCATAAAGCAGTACAAATGCCCAAGCTGCAGCTCCAAGAGACCTAGGCAGTAG